The following are encoded together in the Planctobacterium marinum genome:
- a CDS encoding NAD(P) transhydrogenase subunit alpha, with amino-acid sequence MKIFVVNETPGIAQDSDDVSLERRCSATPATVKKLTLAGASITVEKGTGLLAGYDDASFVEAGAKIIDDRTSGLKEADIVLYVTRPTQDDIEHLQAGALVIGHLDPFFQQPLIEQLQAKQVTAISVEMIPRTTRSQKMDALSSQTNLAGYVMMLNGASQLDTILPMMMTPAGTVKPAKVFIIGAGVAGLQAIATAKRLGASVTAFDTRPVVAEQVQSLGAKFLEIDLGETGQTSQGYANALTQEQMQKQKEGQRQAIADSDLVITTAQLFGRKPPLIVSEEDIAGMKPGSVLVDMAAENGGNVAGSEPGKTVVKNGVKIVGTGNWPNQVPKDASDLYANNLFNLLDEYWDKEQKRFVLDLEDDILDGCVIVHQQELRNAMLIKHFAATEGDA; translated from the coding sequence ATGAAAATATTTGTTGTGAATGAAACACCCGGGATCGCACAAGATTCTGACGATGTTTCTTTGGAGCGTAGATGCAGCGCTACCCCCGCCACAGTTAAAAAGTTAACCCTGGCTGGTGCTTCAATTACCGTGGAAAAAGGCACTGGATTATTGGCAGGTTATGATGATGCCAGCTTTGTAGAGGCCGGCGCTAAAATCATTGACGACCGGACATCAGGGCTTAAAGAAGCCGATATCGTTTTGTATGTCACAAGGCCAACCCAGGATGATATTGAGCACCTGCAAGCGGGTGCATTGGTGATTGGGCATTTAGATCCTTTCTTCCAGCAACCGCTGATAGAGCAATTACAAGCGAAGCAAGTCACCGCCATCAGCGTGGAAATGATACCGCGTACCACACGCTCACAAAAAATGGACGCCTTAAGTTCCCAAACCAACCTGGCAGGTTATGTAATGATGCTCAATGGCGCCAGCCAGTTAGACACTATTCTACCTATGATGATGACACCTGCGGGAACAGTAAAACCTGCCAAAGTGTTTATCATTGGGGCGGGTGTGGCAGGTCTGCAAGCGATTGCCACCGCCAAGCGTCTTGGTGCCAGTGTGACCGCATTTGATACCCGTCCCGTGGTGGCAGAACAAGTGCAATCACTGGGAGCCAAATTTCTGGAAATTGATTTAGGTGAAACCGGACAAACCAGTCAGGGTTATGCCAACGCCCTTACACAAGAGCAGATGCAAAAACAAAAAGAAGGTCAACGTCAGGCGATTGCCGACTCAGACCTTGTAATAACTACCGCGCAACTGTTCGGTCGTAAACCCCCTCTTATCGTCAGCGAAGAAGATATTGCCGGTATGAAACCCGGTAGCGTGCTGGTAGATATGGCGGCAGAAAATGGCGGCAATGTCGCCGGTTCTGAGCCGGGTAAAACCGTAGTTAAAAACGGCGTGAAAATTGTCGGTACCGGTAACTGGCCTAATCAGGTGCCTAAAGATGCTAGCGATTTGTACGCCAACAACCTATTTAATCTGCTAGATGAATACTGGGACAAAGAACAAAAACGCTTTGTGCTGGACCTGGAAGACGACATTTTAGATGGCTGCGTAATTGTTCATCAGCAGGAATTACGCAATGCCATGCTCATAAAACACTTTGCAGCCACTGAAGGAGACGCCTGA
- the zntR gene encoding Zn(2+)-responsive transcriptional regulator: MYKIGQLAKAENITVEALRFYDQQGILSPGLRADNGYRLYSEDDRVRLRFIQSAKNLGFTLKEVKELLDIKVEKGAHTCGEVKYIAEHKLADIQQKIQQLQRFETTLKKVVATCCGGPESAEHCSILEAIEEKVA, from the coding sequence ATGTATAAGATTGGACAACTGGCTAAGGCGGAGAACATTACGGTAGAAGCGCTGCGTTTCTACGATCAGCAAGGGATCTTATCGCCCGGCTTGCGGGCCGACAATGGCTATCGCTTGTACAGCGAAGACGACAGAGTGCGTCTGCGGTTTATTCAGTCTGCCAAGAATCTGGGGTTTACCCTCAAAGAAGTGAAAGAGTTACTGGATATCAAAGTTGAAAAAGGCGCCCATACCTGTGGCGAGGTAAAATATATCGCAGAACATAAATTAGCGGATATTCAGCAAAAGATTCAACAATTACAACGCTTTGAAACAACCCTTAAAAAGGTGGTGGCCACCTGTTGTGGTGGGCCTGAGAGTGCTGAACATTGTTCTATTCTGGAAGCGATAGAGGAGAAAGTGGCGTGA
- a CDS encoding LysR family transcriptional regulator, producing the protein MDLNDLRYFLTVARSNNLQVAAKELNKTPGALSKAIRRIEALTNTQLFERQGRNIRLNLQGERFCDYARVIVHESEQAISAFGQGQHKTLVNISGPVVLLHYLLPEVLDCLPDHQFQVHIAAQWEGEALKQVSDGSAHFAIVTAEAIASGNADIAKIDLGETEFAVMAGPAHPLLQQNRNNILSHESILQYPFACPAVSPFCGIKRGIGSDGWRDDVLSREIAYRCDDFSTLLMLVQQGRALAYMPDLCAASGILERLNVCQLPWHYREKLCLVYKPSKASGWLNRFVSELQIQLSRA; encoded by the coding sequence GTGGACCTCAACGATTTACGCTATTTTTTGACCGTAGCCCGCAGTAATAACCTGCAAGTTGCGGCCAAAGAACTCAATAAAACACCCGGTGCTTTGTCTAAAGCGATACGTCGTATTGAGGCATTGACCAATACCCAACTGTTTGAGCGACAAGGCAGGAACATTCGCTTAAACCTGCAGGGCGAACGTTTTTGTGATTACGCTCGGGTAATAGTGCATGAATCTGAGCAAGCGATTAGCGCCTTTGGACAAGGGCAACATAAAACCTTGGTTAATATTTCTGGACCTGTGGTGTTGTTGCATTACTTACTGCCTGAGGTACTGGACTGCTTACCGGATCATCAGTTTCAAGTGCATATTGCGGCACAATGGGAAGGAGAGGCGCTGAAACAGGTAAGCGATGGCTCTGCCCATTTTGCCATTGTTACTGCAGAAGCGATTGCCAGTGGCAACGCTGATATCGCGAAGATTGATTTGGGTGAAACCGAATTTGCTGTTATGGCTGGGCCTGCTCATCCATTGCTGCAGCAGAATCGCAATAACATCCTTTCTCATGAGAGTATTCTCCAATACCCTTTTGCTTGTCCGGCGGTTTCACCGTTTTGCGGTATTAAGCGGGGAATCGGCTCCGATGGCTGGCGAGATGATGTTTTATCGCGAGAGATTGCTTATCGATGTGATGATTTCAGCACCTTATTGATGTTGGTACAACAAGGTCGAGCTTTGGCCTATATGCCTGATTTGTGCGCTGCTTCCGGGATATTAGAGCGCTTGAATGTGTGTCAACTACCTTGGCATTATCGAGAAAAACTCTGTCTGGTGTATAAACCAAGTAAAGCCTCCGGCTGGTTAAATCGCTTTGTCTCAGAACTGCAGATCCAGCTTTCAAGAGCATGA
- a CDS encoding SO_0444 family Cu/Zn efflux transporter, translating into MNLLINFWDLLVLSAPWLLLGYFIAGVMNVYLPKKWMESQLGKASFGHSVKAAFIGAPLPLCSCGVIPTALGLRKRGASKNATASFMVATPETGVDSVSVTYALMGPLMAIVRPIAAITSAIVAGELVRLTDKEGLPAEKPKAHSCCGHKHSNDNTEDKSWTAVLQFSFGKLLGDTATWLLVGLAFAAMVQTWVPESLFVQWGDSILTMMLMIVVSIPMYICATASTPIGAGFILAGVSPGAVLVFMLTGPATNLATLGVLGKELGRRAIVAYLTGVILTAIAMGLMLDSLLQQTGWQVNIAEQLHEHQESLLYTFSGIVLSVLMLRYYAVSIKQRLVSSRMESSSL; encoded by the coding sequence GTGAACTTGTTAATTAATTTCTGGGATTTGCTGGTGCTGTCTGCTCCTTGGCTGTTGTTGGGGTACTTTATCGCAGGGGTGATGAATGTCTATCTACCTAAAAAGTGGATGGAAAGTCAGTTAGGTAAGGCGTCTTTTGGTCATTCGGTTAAGGCGGCGTTTATTGGTGCCCCCTTGCCGTTGTGTTCTTGCGGTGTGATCCCGACAGCCTTGGGATTGAGAAAGCGCGGCGCTTCCAAAAACGCCACCGCGTCTTTCATGGTAGCTACTCCCGAAACCGGCGTGGATTCGGTCTCGGTCACTTACGCCTTGATGGGGCCATTAATGGCAATAGTGCGCCCCATCGCGGCCATAACCAGTGCCATTGTCGCGGGGGAACTTGTGCGTTTGACCGATAAAGAAGGGTTACCTGCTGAAAAGCCGAAGGCACACAGTTGCTGTGGCCACAAGCATTCCAACGATAACACTGAGGATAAAAGCTGGACTGCGGTGTTGCAGTTTTCATTTGGTAAGTTATTGGGAGATACCGCTACCTGGTTGCTGGTGGGCCTGGCCTTTGCTGCCATGGTACAAACCTGGGTACCGGAATCACTCTTTGTGCAATGGGGTGACAGTATTCTTACTATGATGTTAATGATTGTGGTGAGTATTCCTATGTATATCTGCGCGACCGCGTCAACTCCCATCGGTGCCGGGTTTATTCTGGCCGGAGTTTCGCCGGGGGCCGTGCTGGTATTTATGCTCACCGGACCAGCTACCAATCTTGCGACGTTGGGTGTGTTGGGTAAGGAATTGGGCAGGCGCGCCATCGTCGCCTATCTTACTGGGGTTATTTTGACTGCGATAGCCATGGGACTGATGCTGGACTCCCTGTTGCAACAAACCGGCTGGCAGGTGAATATCGCAGAGCAACTGCATGAGCATCAAGAAAGTCTGTTATACACTTTCAGTGGCATAGTATTGAGTGTTTTAATGCTGCGTTATTACGCTGTTAGTATCAAGCAACGTCTAGTTTCCTCCCGAATGGAATCAAGTAGCCTTTAA
- a CDS encoding DUF1330 domain-containing protein — MSVVMISTFTVKDADKFQSYLVQSKQLASKHEAELVLRGTLSRVLNGNGYNAEQVVIARFPSQEKVDAWFDSPEYKALIDIREDAADMAMMTYEVMN; from the coding sequence ATGTCTGTAGTTATGATTTCTACTTTTACCGTAAAAGACGCTGATAAGTTTCAGTCATACCTGGTTCAATCCAAACAGTTGGCCTCTAAGCATGAGGCTGAACTCGTTCTTCGCGGCACGTTAAGTCGGGTACTCAACGGCAATGGTTATAACGCTGAACAAGTGGTTATTGCTCGATTTCCTTCTCAGGAAAAAGTGGATGCCTGGTTTGATTCACCCGAGTACAAAGCGCTTATTGATATCAGGGAAGATGCCGCTGACATGGCAATGATGACCTATGAAGTCATGAATTAA
- a CDS encoding ABC transporter permease, whose product MFKNYLQIAWRNIISDKLYSLINILGLAIGLASCLLLFIFIEDETGFDQQWPAPQRTYLIESTYSIPGSEPQSFNVAPGPLKHTLLDYFPDQIEVTARLNRQWPIVTTRNDIYEEPLYFVDPEVIDILAFETLRGDLASTLNDNAGIALSEQLAIKYFGNLEAIGEVVTIDSWGVVKDFRVGAVYKNMAHNTSIEGLTALVKIVEEDYVETQSWMYADWGGGNNLTLVTLQPGASAEDINGRLEQLVKDRVILPEFIQETYAEPQDWIAFLARPLTDIYLNEPGRQTNIAIFTSIALVILLIASINFTNLSVARSTRRAKEVALRKVMGASRPQLIMQFLGETIFLTAIALIFALVFVELALPAYSQFLERDLVFEYMGFNTLVMLLLVFVVGVLGGFYPALILSAFHPAKVLKANKSAETSGSVMLRNLLVVAQFAISIALIVCAIVMFAQRQHAMNMEVGYDKDQIVMLHGVGREPVAQSSRQKLIREQILKLPDMQAATYINMFPAMANNWQLGVSFNRADGSRYSQNTHFRNVDEGFLDTFNGEMVAGRYFDINIAKDIRPDFQQLMQNPDIRQINTLVNEEAVQQFGYSSNEEILGKELEYQFGDITIFATVVGVVNNINYRTVRERIQPEVYIFVDYGGIGFLAVRFDGSPQKAEQSLLSYWQQNVPELPFVRTYVSEVIERDFQGEQKQAQLLAVASALAVVVSCLGLFGLASFTAERRFKEIGIRKVMGASVLDIVKLLTWQFSKPVLLASLLGCVIATLLMTNWLQAFPYRISELWVFISCLIASLLALLIAWLTVGGKATKVARATPIKALRYE is encoded by the coding sequence ATGTTTAAAAACTACCTGCAAATTGCCTGGCGCAATATCATTAGCGACAAGCTGTATAGCTTGATCAATATTCTCGGCCTGGCCATTGGTCTCGCCAGTTGTTTGTTATTGTTCATTTTTATTGAAGATGAGACCGGATTCGACCAACAATGGCCAGCCCCGCAACGTACCTACCTGATTGAATCAACCTACTCCATTCCGGGCAGTGAGCCGCAATCTTTTAATGTAGCTCCGGGCCCATTAAAACACACTTTATTGGATTATTTTCCTGATCAGATAGAAGTCACAGCCAGACTCAACCGACAATGGCCGATCGTCACTACCCGCAATGATATCTACGAGGAGCCACTGTATTTTGTGGATCCAGAAGTCATCGATATTTTGGCGTTTGAAACGTTACGCGGTGATTTAGCCAGCACGCTTAACGATAATGCCGGGATCGCTCTGTCTGAACAGCTGGCCATCAAATATTTTGGTAATCTGGAGGCTATTGGCGAGGTGGTCACTATAGATAGCTGGGGAGTAGTCAAAGATTTCCGCGTGGGAGCGGTATATAAAAACATGGCCCATAACACCAGCATTGAGGGCTTGACCGCGCTGGTTAAAATTGTTGAAGAGGATTACGTCGAAACTCAGTCCTGGATGTATGCAGATTGGGGTGGCGGCAATAACCTGACTTTAGTTACGTTACAACCTGGTGCCAGTGCAGAAGATATAAATGGTCGTCTGGAACAACTAGTGAAAGACAGAGTGATCCTGCCGGAATTTATCCAGGAAACTTATGCTGAGCCTCAAGATTGGATTGCATTTTTGGCTCGTCCACTCACTGATATTTACCTGAATGAACCTGGCAGGCAAACCAATATTGCCATCTTTACCAGTATTGCCTTGGTGATTCTGCTCATTGCCAGCATCAATTTTACTAACTTGTCTGTGGCACGCTCTACCCGACGCGCAAAGGAAGTGGCACTGCGCAAAGTCATGGGGGCCTCAAGGCCGCAGCTCATTATGCAGTTTTTAGGTGAGACCATTTTCCTGACCGCCATCGCGCTGATCTTTGCCCTGGTTTTTGTGGAGTTAGCTTTGCCCGCTTATAGCCAGTTTTTAGAGCGAGACCTGGTGTTTGAGTACATGGGATTCAATACTCTGGTAATGCTGCTTTTGGTCTTTGTTGTGGGTGTATTGGGCGGTTTTTATCCGGCGCTGATTTTATCCGCATTTCATCCAGCTAAGGTGTTAAAAGCCAATAAATCAGCAGAGACCTCAGGCAGTGTTATGCTGCGCAATTTACTGGTAGTAGCCCAATTTGCCATATCCATTGCACTAATTGTATGCGCCATTGTGATGTTCGCGCAACGACAGCACGCAATGAACATGGAAGTGGGCTACGACAAAGACCAAATCGTCATGCTACATGGTGTCGGCCGGGAACCGGTCGCCCAATCCTCAAGACAAAAGCTTATCCGGGAACAGATACTGAAATTGCCTGATATGCAAGCAGCCACCTACATAAACATGTTCCCGGCAATGGCCAACAACTGGCAGTTAGGGGTGTCCTTCAATCGCGCTGATGGCTCCCGCTATAGCCAGAATACTCATTTCAGAAATGTCGATGAGGGCTTTTTAGACACCTTCAACGGGGAAATGGTGGCTGGTCGTTACTTTGATATCAATATCGCCAAAGACATCCGTCCTGATTTTCAGCAGTTGATGCAAAATCCGGATATCAGGCAAATCAATACCCTGGTGAACGAAGAAGCGGTGCAGCAATTCGGGTACAGCTCGAATGAGGAAATACTGGGTAAGGAGTTAGAATACCAATTCGGCGATATCACCATTTTTGCCACTGTGGTGGGCGTGGTCAACAACATCAACTACCGCACCGTGAGAGAGCGAATTCAACCGGAAGTCTATATTTTTGTGGACTACGGCGGTATTGGCTTTTTGGCGGTGCGCTTTGATGGTTCGCCGCAAAAAGCGGAGCAGTCGCTGCTTTCCTATTGGCAGCAAAATGTTCCGGAACTGCCCTTTGTACGCACGTATGTCAGTGAAGTTATCGAGCGCGATTTTCAGGGTGAGCAAAAACAAGCGCAATTATTGGCAGTGGCATCAGCACTGGCGGTGGTGGTGTCATGTCTCGGCTTATTTGGCTTGGCCAGCTTTACTGCCGAGCGCCGTTTCAAGGAAATCGGCATTCGAAAAGTGATGGGGGCCAGCGTATTGGATATTGTCAAACTACTCACCTGGCAGTTCTCCAAGCCAGTGCTACTGGCCAGTTTACTGGGCTGTGTCATTGCGACCTTGCTCATGACCAATTGGCTACAAGCATTCCCATACCGCATCAGTGAATTATGGGTGTTCATCAGCTGTCTGATTGCCAGCCTGTTAGCCCTTTTGATCGCCTGGCTGACAGTTGGAGGGAAAGCCACCAAGGTAGCCCGAGCAACACCCATCAAGGCATTGCGCTACGAATAA
- a CDS encoding DUF6482 family protein, which yields MNLHIESFEGGFYLASIEDENRTWYLYDEQNHPKKFNCINEIKSFLDNERFEKVWLKQNTPYDEMCGMTPDPEALKMEIEWH from the coding sequence ATGAACTTACATATAGAATCCTTTGAAGGGGGCTTTTACCTGGCTTCGATTGAGGACGAAAACCGCACCTGGTATCTTTACGATGAACAAAATCATCCGAAGAAATTTAACTGTATCAATGAGATAAAGTCTTTTCTGGATAACGAGCGTTTTGAAAAAGTGTGGTTAAAGCAAAATACGCCGTATGACGAGATGTGCGGCATGACTCCAGACCCTGAAGCGTTGAAAATGGAAATTGAATGGCATTAG
- a CDS encoding NAD(P)(+) transhydrogenase (Re/Si-specific) subunit beta, producing the protein MDMLILVNISYVIAAILFIVGLKLLSHPATAKKGNLTSALGMFIAIVMTLLHKDIISYELIFAGILIGGVLGAWMAKRVEMTAMPELVSLFNGFGGLASLLLGLSTLTISNSDSLTITTMVIAYISILIGGVTFSGSLIAWAKLGGRMASKALIFPGQRWLNGLIIITAIALPFVIATQPFNLQWFYIAIALALVFGILATIPIGGADMPVVISLLNSYSGLAATAAGLAIQNNILIVAGLLVGASGIILTQIMCKAMNRSLMNILLSGFAKPIEAGEKIEGEIKSLSPEDAFYVLEAAQSVVVIPGYGMAVAQAQHAVKELQELLEQNGAEVAYAIHPVAGRMPGHMNVLLAEADVPYEQLYEMDAINPRMDSFDVAIIIGANDVVNPAAKEMKGSPIYGMPIIEAHRARNVFVLKRSASAGFAGVDNPLFFKDNTRMVFGDAKDTLNTVIREFGD; encoded by the coding sequence ATGGATATGCTTATTTTAGTGAATATCAGCTATGTTATTGCTGCCATCTTGTTTATTGTGGGCCTTAAATTACTGAGTCACCCTGCTACGGCCAAAAAAGGCAATCTGACTTCTGCGCTGGGTATGTTTATCGCCATCGTCATGACCTTGCTGCACAAGGATATCATCAGCTATGAGTTAATTTTCGCAGGTATATTAATCGGTGGTGTACTCGGTGCCTGGATGGCAAAACGAGTAGAAATGACCGCCATGCCTGAGCTGGTTTCCCTGTTTAATGGTTTTGGCGGTCTGGCGAGCTTGCTACTGGGTTTATCAACCCTCACCATCAGCAATAGTGACAGCCTGACCATAACCACGATGGTGATTGCCTATATTTCTATACTTATCGGTGGCGTCACCTTCAGTGGAAGTTTAATTGCCTGGGCAAAACTAGGCGGCAGAATGGCCAGTAAAGCCCTGATTTTTCCGGGACAGCGCTGGCTAAATGGTTTGATTATCATCACCGCTATCGCACTGCCTTTTGTCATCGCCACACAGCCTTTTAACTTGCAATGGTTTTACATCGCCATCGCTTTAGCCTTAGTTTTTGGTATCCTGGCCACCATCCCAATTGGCGGTGCAGATATGCCAGTGGTGATTTCCCTGCTCAACAGCTATTCCGGACTGGCGGCTACTGCAGCGGGCCTTGCTATTCAGAACAATATTCTGATTGTGGCGGGCTTACTGGTGGGTGCCAGCGGGATTATCCTGACGCAAATCATGTGTAAAGCCATGAATCGCTCTTTGATGAATATCCTGTTATCTGGTTTCGCCAAACCCATCGAAGCAGGTGAAAAAATCGAGGGAGAAATTAAATCACTATCTCCAGAAGACGCCTTCTATGTGTTAGAAGCGGCTCAAAGCGTGGTAGTTATTCCTGGCTATGGTATGGCGGTAGCTCAGGCGCAACATGCGGTTAAAGAATTACAGGAACTATTGGAGCAAAATGGCGCAGAAGTGGCCTATGCCATTCACCCGGTGGCGGGACGTATGCCTGGCCACATGAACGTATTACTGGCCGAAGCCGATGTCCCCTACGAGCAGCTGTACGAAATGGACGCCATCAATCCGCGTATGGACAGCTTTGATGTCGCCATTATTATTGGTGCCAACGATGTGGTTAACCCGGCCGCTAAAGAAATGAAAGGCAGCCCAATTTACGGTATGCCAATCATTGAAGCCCATAGAGCCAGAAACGTATTTGTGCTGAAACGCTCAGCCTCAGCCGGTTTCGCCGGTGTGGATAACCCACTGTTCTTCAAAGATAACACCCGAATGGTATTTGGCGATGCCAAAGATACCCTCAACACGGTTATCCGGGAATTTGGGGATTAA
- a CDS encoding HNH endonuclease — protein sequence MYVLRLNQSTMPLGWITIEEACKQYSLGNVLFELGTAKRTLLGGHNRDGEQSQLQIASIIGCKGKVIHQKGKIPLCNRWLFARDNYTCLYCAHQFRPGQLTLDHIVPRSRGGKKTWMNSATACKRCNVQKGARTPEEANMHLIAVPFKPNMYEQLYLRNNRILEDQKEYLSTQFSSRRDWLGGKLVA from the coding sequence ATGTATGTATTAAGACTCAATCAAAGTACCATGCCCTTGGGGTGGATCACTATTGAAGAAGCTTGTAAGCAATATTCTCTTGGCAATGTGTTGTTTGAATTGGGCACCGCTAAGCGAACTTTGCTTGGCGGCCACAATCGAGACGGCGAGCAAAGCCAACTGCAAATTGCCTCAATTATTGGCTGCAAGGGCAAAGTGATTCATCAGAAAGGTAAAATCCCTTTGTGCAATCGCTGGCTTTTTGCCCGAGATAATTACACCTGTTTGTATTGTGCTCATCAATTTCGTCCGGGCCAATTAACGCTCGACCACATAGTGCCGCGTTCCCGCGGAGGTAAGAAAACCTGGATGAATTCGGCAACAGCCTGTAAACGCTGTAACGTGCAAAAAGGGGCGCGCACGCCCGAGGAGGCCAATATGCATCTGATCGCAGTACCCTTCAAACCCAACATGTATGAGCAGCTATATTTGCGTAACAATCGCATACTGGAAGATCAAAAGGAGTATTTGAGTACGCAGTTTTCTTCCAGGCGGGACTGGTTGGGTGGCAAATTAGTTGCCTGA
- a CDS encoding nuclear transport factor 2 family protein produces MVIKSTVLFCIFVAGTKREQLRNSGLSFVKTFANSRFKKSLIRLAGCFVMILLFSGCSTVPKSHEHSELEKKMSTFFAIYDARENFEQLLSYYASDAVLIDVVYGHCAKGKQAIREFLRWGDPLLKLNEGNSLSIQKQLLNGDTGVTIGTFEPITYGGQSYSYWKFVIIQTFDENGLIQKQVDWINYLPREDFPGGADINLLDPFGEQQDCNMSSS; encoded by the coding sequence ATGGTGATTAAAAGCACTGTATTATTTTGTATTTTTGTCGCCGGCACAAAGAGGGAACAATTGCGTAATTCGGGTTTATCTTTCGTAAAAACTTTCGCTAATTCCAGGTTTAAAAAAAGCCTTATCAGGCTGGCTGGTTGCTTCGTTATGATTCTGCTTTTTAGCGGGTGTAGCACAGTGCCAAAAAGTCATGAGCATAGTGAACTAGAGAAAAAAATGAGCACTTTTTTCGCTATATACGATGCCCGAGAGAATTTCGAACAATTGCTCTCGTACTACGCAAGTGATGCCGTGCTGATTGATGTTGTTTATGGGCATTGCGCTAAAGGCAAGCAAGCGATTCGCGAATTTCTGAGGTGGGGTGATCCGCTTTTAAAATTAAATGAGGGCAACAGTTTGTCAATTCAAAAGCAACTTTTGAATGGTGATACCGGCGTTACTATTGGTACTTTTGAGCCTATTACCTATGGCGGACAATCGTATAGTTATTGGAAATTCGTGATTATTCAGACATTTGATGAAAACGGACTGATCCAGAAACAGGTCGATTGGATAAACTACCTGCCCAGAGAAGACTTTCCGGGAGGCGCTGATATTAACCTTTTGGATCCTTTTGGAGAGCAGCAAGATTGCAATATGTCGAGCAGTTAA
- a CDS encoding MBL fold metallo-hydrolase produces MTNLKHALVCLLITWVISYQANSTPHTTSSNKNLQKLRQHQWYHGAADCQNQQSSAIESFQYNAQTFVLRQNKCLHYEAPFIYLLIGKEWALLLDTGATANANKFPLYSEVQKLLLSAASTHRKMPLLVLHSHGHSDHIAADGQFQNPPETTVIPPNLIGVKAHFGYGPKALNWPEDTKLIDLGGRTLTLIPIPGHSEDAIALFDQHTGWLLTGDSLYPGRLYVRNWQEYRLSIQRLYEHTASLAVTAIMGTHIEMSKAPGIDYPVGATYQPNEAPLPLDFEHLKTLNHLLQRNPTPTRIVSEAFILQPLD; encoded by the coding sequence ATGACCAATCTTAAACATGCTTTGGTATGTCTGTTAATCACTTGGGTTATCAGTTACCAGGCTAACTCAACACCCCACACAACTTCTTCAAACAAAAATCTGCAGAAGCTGCGCCAACACCAGTGGTACCACGGTGCAGCAGATTGTCAAAACCAGCAATCCAGTGCAATTGAATCCTTTCAATACAATGCCCAAACGTTTGTTCTACGACAGAACAAATGCCTGCATTACGAAGCACCTTTTATTTATTTACTTATAGGTAAGGAATGGGCCTTGCTTCTTGATACTGGTGCCACGGCCAACGCCAATAAATTTCCGCTATATAGTGAAGTACAGAAACTACTGTTATCGGCAGCTTCTACCCACCGTAAGATGCCATTGCTGGTGTTACATTCTCATGGCCATAGTGACCATATTGCCGCAGATGGACAATTTCAGAATCCCCCGGAAACCACAGTTATTCCCCCCAACCTCATTGGCGTAAAGGCGCATTTTGGCTACGGTCCAAAAGCCTTGAATTGGCCAGAGGATACTAAATTGATTGACTTGGGTGGCCGAACGCTAACTCTTATACCGATACCCGGTCACAGTGAGGATGCGATTGCACTATTTGACCAACATACTGGATGGCTGCTTACGGGAGATAGTTTGTATCCCGGCAGGCTTTACGTGCGCAACTGGCAAGAATACCGACTCAGTATCCAACGCTTATATGAACACACAGCATCGTTAGCCGTTACCGCTATTATGGGAACACACATTGAAATGAGTAAGGCGCCAGGTATTGATTACCCAGTGGGGGCAACCTATCAGCCCAACGAGGCCCCTCTTCCCTTGGACTTTGAACACCTAAAGACACTGAACCACTTATTGCAGCGTAATCCAACCCCCACCAGAATAGTGAGCGAGGCATTTATCTTGCAGCCATTAGACTAA
- a CDS encoding NAD(P) transhydrogenase subunit alpha encodes MELIYLLFILVLAGFLGFELIHKVPATLHTPLMSGANAISGVTLIGAMVSAGSDNTQLTTILGVAAVIFATVNVVGGYMVTDRMLSMFKSKQKNKEAK; translated from the coding sequence ATGGAACTGATTTACTTACTCTTTATTCTGGTACTGGCAGGCTTTCTGGGTTTTGAACTGATTCACAAAGTCCCTGCCACCCTGCATACCCCGTTAATGTCGGGTGCCAATGCGATATCCGGTGTCACCTTGATTGGCGCCATGGTATCGGCAGGCTCTGACAATACCCAACTTACTACCATATTGGGTGTGGCCGCGGTTATTTTTGCCACGGTAAACGTGGTGGGTGGTTATATGGTAACTGACCGTATGCTGTCCATGTTTAAGTCCAAACAAAAGAATAAGGAGGCCAAATAA